Within Kutzneria chonburiensis, the genomic segment CGCACCGACGACAACGTGCCGGAATGGCTGGCCGGGCGGCTGCAGGCGCCGGCGCCGCCCCGGCCGCCGATGCCGCCCCAGAACGGCATGGCCGCGCCGAACGGCCCGGGCCCGCAGCCCGGACGGCTGCGCACCGCGCGGATCTTCGACGGTCCCGGCCCGGACGGCCGGCCGACGGTCAACCGGCCGCCGCTGGACCCGGCCGAGGTCGGCAAGGTGCTGGACTACCTGGAGGCGGCCCCGGTCGTCATGACCGCCCAGGGCATGGACAGCGACCGGCTGGCCCACGAGAACCCGGAGTCCATCCCGTTCGCCTTCCACACCGACGGCACCTGGATCTGGCCGGCCGCGGTGATCTTCTACCTGGCCCGCTACGGCGTGCCGCCCGAGCCCGACCTGGTGCAGCACATCCGCGGCGTCAACTTCCTGGCGCCCGAGGTGGACGAGCCGACCCGCGGCCAGGCCGTGGCCCTGCTCAGCACCATGGTGCCCAACGGCCGGCCGGTGCCGGCCCAGCAGCCGCCGGCCACCCAGATGATGTCCGTGCCCGAGCCGCCGGCCCCCGAGCCGGAGCCCGAGCCGCTGGTCGTCGAGCAGCACGTGGAGCCGGAGCCGGAACCGCTGGTCGTCGAGCAGCACATCGAGCCGGAGCCGGAGCCCGAGCAGCTCGGCGGGGCCAGCATCGACCTGCTGCGCAACCTGCTGGACGAGCTGAACGTGCCCTCGTCGGTGTACCGGATCGGCGAGCCGTCGCCGAACACCTGGTACCTGGAGCGGGTCGAGGACGGCTGGCAGGTCGGCTGGTACGAGCACGGCTTCAGCACGCCGATGCTGTTCGACGACGACAACGACGCGGCCGCGTTCCTGCTGGGCAAGCTGCTGCTCAACCGGCCGGTGCCGGTCGACGAGCCGCAGCACGCCGAGCCGGAGCCGGAGCCCGAGCCGGTGGACGTCGCGCCGATCCACGTGCAGCAGCTGTCGGACCTCGACCTGCCGCCGCTGGACCTGCCGTCCCGGCCGGACCCGCTGGACCTGCCGCCGCGCAGCCAGCCCGAGCCGGAGCTGGATCTGCCGGTGCGGGCCCAGCACGAGCAGCCGCTGGACCTGCCGGTGCGGCCGGAGCCCGTCGACCTGCCGTCCCGCAACCAGCACGAGCCGCTCGACCTGCCGGTTCGGGCCCAGCACGAGCAGGCCATGGAACCGCCGGCCGGGCCGCCGATGGATCTCCCGTCACGGCCGGAGCCGATGGACGTGCCGGCCCGTGCGTTGCAGGAGCCGCAGGCGGACGCCCCGCCGCTCGACCTTCCGCCACGGGACCTGCCGCCGCGCGGCGACCAGGCCACGCGGATGGAGCCGGGTCTGCCGCCGATGACGCCGCCCCGGCCGATGCCCGCGCAGCCGCCCCTCGGGCAGCCGGTGCCGCCGGGGCAGCCGCCGCTCGGTGGCGACCGGCCGCCGCTGCCGCCGATGGCCGGCCAGAACCAACCGCCGATGACACCGCCGAACGGCCAGCCCCAGAACGCGCAGAACGGGCAGGCGCAGCGGGGCGACGACTGGCCGATCCAGCCGCTGCGGGGCGAGCCGCCGCTGACGTTGTTTCGGGGCAAGCGGGTGATCGAGCTGCCGCAAGGCGTCGAGGTCGACCGTTTCGGGCAGCCGGACGGCAACCTCACCTACGCCGGTGGCACGCCGTTCCCGCTGCGCTCGCTGGTGCCGGAGTGGGTGGGCCGGCCGTACCACGTGTACCGGCTCCAGCAGCCGGTACAGGCCCTGGCCGGCGTGGCCGTGCCGTGGTTCGGGCAGCCCGGTGGCGGCACCGCGTACCTGCTGCCGAAGTCGATCGACGAGCTGCTGGCCGACGGCACCCTCGTCGAGGTCCGCCAGGGCACCCCGCCCCCGACCGGGCAGTAGCCGCTTTTTTCCGCTACGTGAGTGGCTCATTTGGCCCCAGCGGCCAAATGAGCCACTCAGGTAGAGCCAAAAACCCCGTCAGCTCTCGACGAGCAGGCCGTGCGCGGCGGCGAAGCGGACGGCCTGGTCCAGGTCGATCTTCGCGCCGGTCAGCTGGGCCTGGCGTAAGCCGTCCGGATCCAGCCGGGCGCCGCGCAGGTCGGTGTCCTCCAGCCGGGTCCGCAGCAGCCGGGCGCCGGACAGGTCCGCGTCGCGCAGATCGGATTCCCGCAGGTCGGCCTCGACCAGGTTGGCCTCGCGCAGCCGCAGCCCGGACAGGTCCATCTTGCGCAGGTCGACCCGGCCCAGGCCGGCCAGCGACAGGTCGGTGTCGCGGATGACGCAGCCCCGCAGCCGGCAGTCGGTGAACGTGGAACCGAGCAGGGTGCAGTGCTCGAACCGGCCCGAGGCGAACACCGTGCGGTTGAACGTGCAGCCCCGGAACGCCGTCCCGCTGTGTTTGCTGTCACCGAGGTCGGCCCGGGTGAAGTCGCAGTCGGTGAAGGTGCACGCCTTCGTGACCAGGTCACGCAGGTCGGCGTCGGTGAAGTCGCAGCGCTCGAACGAGCGGCGCTCCCAGCTCTGGCCGGTGAGCACGGCGTCGGCGTAGTCCTCCCCGTTCTCGGTGCTCACGGGACGACCACCACCGGCCGCTGGGCCCGGGTGACCAGGGTCTTCGGCACGGAGCCGAGCAGGTGGCCGCCGCGCTGGGAGCGGCCGACGACGATGCAGTCGGCCCGCAGCTCCTCGGCGATCTGCTCCAGGGCGGTGGCCGGGTCGCCGCGGTGGTGCAGCAGGTCCCACTCGATCCCGTACTGGGTGAGGTACTGGCCGGCCTCGGTGCGCAGCTCGGCCACGAAGTCGTTGGCCGCCTCGGCCGCGTTGATCATGCCGATGGACGTCCAGTAGGCGGCGCTGGCCAGCGGCTCGACGTAGACCAGCACCAGGCGGGCCCGCTCGCGGCGGGCCAGTCCGGCGGCCCATGCGGCCGCGTGCACGGCCGGCGGCGAGCCGTCGACGCCGACGACGATGCTGCCGACCCCGTCCTTGCCGATCTCGAACCCCGGTACGGCAGCGTCTTCTGGCACGTCAGCGATCGTAGTCAGTCCCGCGGCTCGCGCCGGAAGAACGCCTCGATCACGGCCTTGTCCACCTCGGCCGACGAGCCGGTGATGGTCAGCTTGTCCCCGCCGACCTCGATCTCGATCCTGCGCTCGGTGCCGCGCTTGACCCAGTCCCGCAGCGCCCGTCCGAGCTGGATCAGCACCGGCGAGCTGCTCAGCGCCACGATGATCTCGCTGACGGTGGCCGGGTCGAGTCCCTTGCTGGCCGCGGGCGGCGGGCCGCCGGGCGCGAACTCGGCGCTGTCCACGTCCAGCTCCAGCAGCTCGGCCCGGAGCTGGCGGGCCTGCTGGTCGACGTCGTCGGGATCCCCGTGCAGCAGCAGCGAAACGGTGGTCACCGGTCGGAGATTACACCGTCCACAATGGACTCAAGGCCGGCCCGGACGATCCGGTGGTAGGCCACCAGCTGCCCGATCAGCTCGTCCACGTCCTCACGGCCGTCGAACAGCCAGTCCGTGATCAGCTCGAACAGTGCGCCGACCGTGGCCAGCGCGATCGGCCGAATGTCGCCGGAACCGTGCACCACACCGTGCTGACGCCACACCGCTTCGACGAAACCGGCGGCCCAGCGCCGGTTCTCGCGCCGGCGTCGCTCGACGGTCGGCGACACACCGGCCGACTGCCCGAACACCACCCGTGGCACCTGCGGATCGGCGACCAGGGTGCGGGCGAACGTCTCGATCAGGTCGTCGATGCTGCCGCCGGCCTCGGCCAGCGCCGCCTGCATCCGGGTCGCCAGGTCGTCGGCGAGCTGCTCGAACAACGCCAGGTAGCAGGCTTCCTTGCTGTCGAACAGCTCGTAGAAGCTCTTGGTGCCGACGTAGGCCGTCTGGCAGATCTCCTCGATCGGCACCGCGGCGAAACCCTTGCGCCCGAACAGGGTCAGCGCTGCCGCCAACAGGTCGGCGCGGCGCTGCGCCCGGCGCTGCTCGGCGTCGAGTCCCCGGACCGTGCGGCCGCTGCGCGTCATGCGGCGATGCTACGGAACCGGTTCTGAAAAATCTGCCTTGTTCGAAACAAGTTGGCGTGTTGTACTCGACGTGAGCCAGGTCACTGACGCCCTGCCCCGGAGGTTCCATGCGCAAGCTCCTGATCCCCCTGCTGGCCGCGTTCGGGCTACTAGCCGGCACGGCAACCGCCACCGCGGCGCCGACATCCGGCGTGAACGACTACTCGTGCGCGCCCAGCGCGCAGCACCCGGAGCCGGTCGTGCTGGTGCACGGACTCGGCGCCAACGGGCCGCTCAACTTCGCCACCCTCGCGCCGACGCTGGCTTCCCACGGCTACTGCGTCTTCTACCTGACCTACGGCACCGGGATCCTCGGCCCGACGGTCGGCGGCCTGCGCCCGATGGAGGACAGCGCGGCACAACTCAGTGCCTTCGTCGACGAGGTGCTGGCCGCGACCGGCGCAGCCAAGGCCGACGTCGTCGGCCACTCCGAGGGCAGCACCGTGCCCGCGTACTACCTGAAGTTCCTGGGCGGCGCGGCCAAGGTCGCGCACTTCGTCGGCTTCGGCGCCAACTACGCCGGCACATCGCTGGACGGCCTGGCCACGCTGGCCAACCTGCTGCACCTCGGCCCGGTGCTGACCGGTGTCGGCTGCGCCGCCTGCACGGAGTACCTGCCCGGTTCCGCCTTCCTGACCAAGCTCAACGCCGGCGGCGTTGCCGTTCCCGGGCCGACGTACACCAACATCGTCTCGAAGTACGACACCGTGGTCACGCCGTACACCAGCGGCGTGTTCACCGCGCCCAATGCCACCAACATCGTGCTCCAGGACCACTGCTCGGCCGACTTCACCGGGCACCTCGGCCAGGCGATCGATCCCAACGTTGCGTCGTTCGTGCTCAACGCCCTTGATCCGAGCAGCGCTGTGCAGTGCCAGCCGTTTTTTGACGCAGGGGCCTGAATTTCGCGCTTGACCCTTCCGCACCCCGGGCGGGGCAGTCTATGGTCACCACGCTTGAGAGCGCTCTCACAACGTCGTGTCCGGCAGCCCCTGCCCCTGCTCGGAGGTGCTCAACTCCATGAAGAGACTGTTAGTAGCCTTAATCGGTGCAGTTGCCCTGACCACGGCGTCTACCCTGCCCGCCGCCGCGGCTGACGACTACACCCAGTCCGTCACGCAGACCAGCACCAGCCAGGCCCGCATCGACTTCACGCCGACAACGGCCTCGCTGTACGTGGACGTGCACTACACCGGCGTTCCCGGCCTCGGCCAGCAGAACGTCCGCATGACCAACAACGCCGGCACCTGGCAGTGGACCGTCAACGGCCTGGCCACCGGCAACGTGCTCGACTACTGGTTCACCTACGAGAAGAGCGGGCCGCAGTACGACACCCCGCACTTCAGCTACACCCAGGGCGGCAGCACCACGCCGACCGCCGCCGCGCCGACCTTCAGTCCGCCCGGCGGCAACTACACCACCGCCCAGACGGTGACCATCTCCACCACCACCGCCGGCGCAACCATTCGGTACACAGTGGACGGTTCGACGCCGACCACCGGCTCGCCGCAGTACACCGGACCGATCTCGGTGCCGTCCAGCCGGACCGTGAACGCCATCGCCGTCGCGTCCGGCATGGCCAACTCCCCGGTGGCCAGCGCCGTCTACACCATCGGCACCACGTCGACGAGCTGCCCGACCCAGTCGGACACGCCCAACTTCGGGCCGAACGTGCACGTGTTCGACCCGAGCATGTCGGCGGCCACCATCCAGGCCCAGCTCGACGCCGACTTCAACGCGCAGAAGGACACCCTGACCGCGCAGTTCGCCGAGCGGCGGGTGGCCGAGCTGTTCAAGCCCGGCACGTACGGCGTGAACGACAACGTCGGCTTCTACACCTCGGTCGCCGGCCTCGGCCAGAACCCCGATGACGTCACCATCAACGGGCACGTCACGGTCGACGCCTTCAACGCGTCCGACGCCGGCAACGCCACCCAGAACTTCTGGCGCTCGGCCGAGAACATGGCCGTCAACGCCACCGGCGGCGACCGCTGGGCCGTGGCGCAGGCCGCGCCGTTCCGCCGGATGGACATCCGCGGCGACCTCCAGCTGTACCCGGCCAGCTACGGCTGGGCCAGCGGCGGCTACGTGGCCGACACCAAGGTGTCCGGTCAGACCGCGTCCATCTCCCAGCAGCAGTGGTACACCCGGGACTCGAACTTCGGCAGCTGGTCCGGCGGCGTGTGGAACATGGTGTTCTCCGGCGTGAACGGCGCGCCCGCCACCACCTTCCCGACCCCGCCGGAGACGACCCTGGCCACCACCCCGGTGTCGCGGGACGTGCCGTACCTGTACGTCGACGGCACCGGCAAGTACCGGGTGTTCCTGCCTTCCTTGCGTACCAACGCCTCCGGCCCGAGTTGGGCCAGCGGCAGCACGCCGGGCAGCTCGGTGCCGATGAGCCAGTTCTACGTGGTCAAGGCGGGCGACACCGCGTCGACCATCAACGCGGCGCTGAGCTCCGGCTGCAACCTGTTCTTCACGCCGGGCGTCTACCACCTCAACCAGACCCTCAACGTCACCAAGGCCAACACCACGATCCTGGGCATCGGCTACCCGACCCTGGTGCCGGACAACGGGGTCAACGCCATGCAGGTGTCCGATGTGGATGGTGTGCGGCTCAAGGGCCTGCTGTTCGACGCGGGCACGACCAACTCGGCCGCGCTGCTGACGGTCGGCCAGTCCGGGTCGTCGGCCAGCCACGCCGGCAACCCCACCTCCATCCAGGACGTGTTCTTCCGGATCGGCGGCGAGATCGCCGGCAAGGCCACCGCGTCGCTGATCGTCAACAGCAGCAACACGATCATCGACCACATCTGGGCCTGGCGGGCCGACCACGGCAACGGCGGCACCGTCGGCTGGGGCACCAACACCGCCGACAACGGCGTGATCGTCAACGGCAACAACGTGTTGGCCACCGGGCTTTTCGTCGAGCACTACCAGAAGTACGAGGTGACCTGGAACGGCCAGGGCGGCCGGACCATCTTCTTCCAGAACGAGATGCCCTACGACGTCCCCAACCAGGCGGCGTGGATCGCGCCCAACGGCGTCAACGGCTATGCCGCGTACAAGGTCGGCGCCAACGTCACCTCGCACGAGGCGTGGGGCCTCGGCAGCTACAACTACTTCAACGTCAACCCGTCGGTGAACGCCTACCACGCCTTCGAAGTCCCCAACAATTCCAACGTCCGGTTCCACAGCCTGCTGACGGTTTCCCTGAACTACCAGGGCACCATCACGCACGTCATCAACGACACCGGCGCGGTCACGCCTTCTGGCACCACGCCGAGCAACGTCGTCAGTTACCCGTGAGGTAGCGCGGCCGGCCCGTTTCGGCGGGCCGGCCGCGTGATCACGGTTGTGCATCTCCAACCCCGTGACCGGTGGACGGCGTGTTGTGATCCGGCCATGCGCGGGATGGTGCACGGGGCGACGGCCGGGGCGGCCGTCGCCTTCGTCGCGTCGTGGTTCCTGCCGTGGATGGCCGGCGCGGCAGCGTTTCCCTTGCTCGGCCACGCTTTCCACATGTGGTACTGGTTCACCTTCGACGGCCCTGGTTTGGGTGCCGGGCTGGAGATCGTCCTTCTCGGGCTGCTCGGCTTGGTGGCGATCGCGAGCGCGTTCCTGGCCGCGCCCCGCACCGCGGCCGTGACCGCGGTGTTGGGCGCTGCGGTGGGCGTGCATCTGATGTTGCGGGAGCATCCGGGTCTCGAATCCGGGCCCGGGCCGCTGGTCACGGCCGTCGCGCTGGCGGTGGTCGCGGTGGCACAGGCCTTGCGTGGCGAAGTCGGCCGGTGGTCGGCGATCGCCACCGCTGTGGTAACCGCTTTGCTCGCTGTGGCAACGGGTTTCGGCGCTTCGGCCTACGCGGCGGCCCGTGATGTCGACGCCACCACCTCCAGCGAAACCGGCGCGGTGACTGTCGAGGCGCAGGACGGCGCGCTCAGCGGCGTGACGGCACGGGACAGCGCGACCAGGGCGGAACGCTGGCATTACCGGGCCCGCGGCTGGACGTTTCCGTCGGTCAAGCTCAGCGGCGACGGCAGCACCGTGTTCGTGGTCGCCCTGCGGGTGACCGAACGGGAGGCGGTGGCCTTCGACGCTCGCAGCGGAAAGCTGCGCTGGCAGCGGGCACTGTCCGAGGGCAGCTGGCCGGGGCCGCCGGAGGGCCCGGCATACGAGTTCTTCCCGGCCGGACCGGGGCTGGTGTTGGAAGCCGGCACCGACCACGTCCGATACTTCGACGCGGATGGCCGTGAGAGCACGATTCGGCTGGACGGGGGCTGCGGCTTCAGCGCCGCTGGCGGCGTGCGCACGCAGTACATCGTTGAGCAGTGCCAGGGCCGGCTCCAGCTGTTTGCCGCGGGCCAGGATGGCAGGCATCTGTGGACCACGCCGGCGTTCGAGGCGCCGACCGGCGGGATCCCCGTGGTGGAGGACAAGGGCGACACGGTTGTCGTCAGCACCGGCGGCGGCACCGACACCTTCGACGCCGCCACCGGGAAACCCCGCCGCTGATCAGTCTTCGGCGTTGGCGGCGAGCCGGTTCGCCAGTGCTCGCACCAATTCTTTCAACGCGTCCGGCTGTTCGATGACGAACGGTCGGTCGAGTGCGGCCAGCCGCGGGGGTATCCAGTCGAGCTCCTGGGCCCGGATTCGGGCCCGTACCCAGGAATCCGCGTCCTCCAGCGTGGCGATCGAGGGCGGAAAGACGGCCCGGATCTGTTCCGGCGTCGCCTGAATCCGTACCGACACTTCGTGTCGGTACGGAGCCTCGGCAATCGCCGTCAGAACCTGTTGCGTGGGATCGAATCCCGTTGGCACATCAAAGGTTCCGGCGCTCATGCCGACGGTCGTGATCCGGTCGACGCGGAACGTGCGCACCTCGCCGCTGGCCGAGTCGAAGCCGGTCAGGTACCAGCGGCCGGAATGCGCCACGATCCCGTACGGATGGACGACGCGCCGGCTGTCGCCGCCGTGTCCGGCGGTGTAGCCGAGATCAACCGGTCGGCGGTCCCGTGCCGCCTCGGCGACGGTCAGCAGGGTCGCGGCCTCGGTCGTGAGCGCCGACCGGGCCGGTGTCGTGAAGTCGGCGATCTCCAGCAGCGCATCGAGCCGACGGCCGAGGGCGTCGGGCAGCACCCGACGGACTTTGGCGATCGCGCTCTCGGCGGCGGTGCTGATCACCCCGGCGCGGCGACCGGCGACCAGACCGAGCAGGACGGCCAAGGCCTCCTCGTCGGTGAGCATCAGCGGCGGCATCCGGTAGCCGGGGGCCAGGCGGTAGCCGCCGTAGCGGCCTCGGATCGCACGGACCGGGATGTCCAGGTCGTGCAGGTGGTCGACGTAGCGACGGACCGTGCGCTCGTCCACCTCGAGCCGGGCGGCCAGCTCGGCGACGGTCCTGGTGCCGCCGCTCTGCAGGATCTCCAGCAGGGCCAGTACGCGGGCGATGGGCCGGGCCACCGAAAAATCCTCTCAATACCGGGCGGATTCTGTCCAGTATTGCTCCTAGCGTGTCGGACGACCCCTTGGGAAGGAACTGTCATGCAGCTTGTGTCCGTTCGCGTCATCACCAACGACGTGGCCCGCCTGGCCGAGTTCTACGAGCAGGTGACCGGCCGTCAAGCCCGCCGGCCGGCGCCGCAGTTCGCCGAGCTCGTGGGCCCGTCCTGCACGCTGGCCATCGGCAGCGCCGAGACGATGGCGCTGTTCAGCGCCGGCGCGGCCGTGCCCGAGTCGAACCGCACCGCGATCATCGAGTTCCTGGTCGATGACGTCGACCAGGAGTACGAGCGGTTGGCCGACATCGCTGCCGAGATCGTGCAGAAGCCGACCACGATGCCGTGGGGCAACCGGTCGCTGCTGTTCCGCGACCCCGACGGCAACCTGGTCAACCTCTTCACCCCGGTCACCGACGAGGCCCGCCGCCGGGTCACGCCTACGGCTTCTTGAGCCGATCAAGCACGGCCCGCACCTGCGACTGGGCGATCGCGGCAAGATCGTCCAGCTTGGCCGGGTCCTCGCCGTGCGCGCGGAGGACCGCGACCTGGACCTCCACCGACACGTTGCTGTCCTGCACCCTGACGATGTAGCTCCCGCCCGGGGACTGGGCCGTGCCGGCGATCCCGAGCCAGTAGTTTTGGGCGCCGAGCCCCGGGATCGTGCCTTTGGTCCACCCCGGCTGCACGGTGGCGTTCCACCGGTCGTATCCGGGCGACTCGCCGGCGGAGGTGAACTCGGCGCTGACACCGATGCCGGCCTGGTCGGTGGTGACGCCGTCGGTGGGCGATGTGCTGGTGTAGTTCAGCCGGCACGTCAGCGCGCCACCGTAATCGCCATCGGGCGGGAGTTCCTGGTGTACCGGCGCTGTTGGCTTGGTGGACCACTTGGTCAGCGGTGTGGGGTCGAGCAGATCGCAGGCGTTGGTGATCGCCGCCATCGAGTACTTGCCCGGCGGCGCGGAAGACTGCGGGGCGCCGGTCGTGGTCGGAACTTGGCTCGGTGCAGCCGGAATCGACGTGGGCACGGCCTGAGTGGATGAGCCGCCGCTCACGAGGAAGCCCACCGCCACTCCGACGACCAGCACCGTGACCAGCCCGATCGCGCCGACCACTATCGGCCCAGCCTTCGCGCCGCGGGGCGGAGCTGCGGGCGGCGGAAAGCCGGACCGGGGACCGTAGCCTGGCGCGTACCCAGATGTGGGCGCGCCGAAGGTGGGCGTGGTCGGGGCGGGACCGGCGGCTAGCGGAGCCGGGGCAGGCGAAACCTGACCGGCCGCAGCCGAACCGGGCTGCTCGACCGGGGTCGGGCCGACCGCCGGCGGAACTGGGGCAGGCCGAACCTCGCCGGCTGCGGCCTCGACCGAGCCGGGCCGATCGACCGGGGTCGGGCTCGCCGGCCCGGCGGCGGGGTCGGGCTGGTCGGCTTCACCCGGGAAATCAGTCATCGGTGCCCCATCCCCCTACTTCTGCTTCAGCCCGTTCAACGCCCGGCGGGCCTCGGCCTTGGCGACCGACTCCAGTTCTTCGCGCTGCACCGGGGAGTCGTCCTTGTCCCGGCTGACGTTGAGCCGCACGCGCACCGAGACGTTGCCGTCCAGCACGGCCAGCAGGTACCGCGTGTCGGTGACCAGGTCGCCGAAAACCTCGGTGTGCCAGTAGGCCTTGGCCCCGATTCCGGTGACCGGACCGGATGCCTTGCCGACGCCGGTCTTGGCCGCGTCACCGCGTTGCCAGTTGTCATAGGCAGCCGGGGCGCTGCCGTTGGTGAACTCGGCATCGACGATGATCTCGGCCGTGTTCACGGCGTCGCCGTTGAAGTAGATCCGGCAACTGAGGCTGCCGGCGCCGGTGGCGTCCGGGCGGACCTCGCGGTGCTCGGGCGGGCCCGCGAGGGTGGACGACCACTTCGTCAGCGGGGCGGGATCAACGAGATCACAGGCGTTGGACACCGCGTTCATCGAGTAGACCGGGGCCGCCGCCGGTTTCGACGGCTGGCCGGCGGACTGTCTGAGGACGACACCGATGCCCACCCCGACCCCCGACACGACCACCAGCGCGACGACGCCGGCCACGATCCAGGCCGTCCGGCGCGGCTTGGGCGGTGGCGGCGGAGCGTTCCCCGCGGTCGCGAAGAAATCCGGGGCGGGCCCGTTCACAGCCCACTGATCCGCACGCCCGTGGTCGGATTCGGTCATCCCCCGCAGCCCTCCTCCCGGCCGCACGGCGATCCTCGGATGGCCGATCGCGGCGAGTCGAGCCTAGTAGATCCGAAACGCCTTACGGCACACCGCGCTTGACCACCGGACTTTCGGTCAACGGAAGTCACGTGAGGTGGAGGGCACGCGGATGTCCAGGTGCCGCAACTGGTCCGCCTGGAGGCTGATCACCCCCTCGGCCTTCTCCAGGACGCCGCGCACCAGCACCGCCGAGCTGGTACGGGCGATCCGGCGGTAGCGCCGCCACAATCCCTCGCTGCACACCACGTTCAGCATGCCGGTCTCGTCCTCCACGTTGAGGAACGTGACGCCGCCCGCGGTCGCCGGCCGCTGCCGGTGGGTGATCGCGCCGCCGACCAGCACCCGCGTCCTGTCCTCGACCTTTCCCAGCTCTGCCACCGGAATCGCGCCCATCTGGGTCAGCTTTCCCCGCACGAACTGGATCGGGTAGCTGTCCGGCGAGACGCCGGTCGCCCACACGTCGGCCGCGGCCACCTCGACCACGTCCATGCCGGGCAGCATCGGCGCGTCCGTGCCGGTCACGGTGCCGGGCAGCCGGCCCGCGCGCTCCTTGGCCGCGGCGCCGGCGGCCCACAACGCCTCCCGGCGCTCCAGTCCCAGGCTGGTGAACGCGCCCGCGGTGGCCAGCGCCTCCAGTTGCGGCGTGGTCAGCCCGATCCGGCCGGCCAGCTCGACCATGCTGCGATACGGGCCGTTCTCCTCGCGGTCGTCGACGATGCGTTCGGCCAGCTTGTCGCCGATGGTGCGGATCGCGCCGATACCCAGCCGCACCGACGGTCCCGGCAGTTCCAGGGTCGGGTGCGACAGGCTGACGTTGATGTCCGGACCGTGCACGGTGACGCCGTGCCGGCGGGCGTCGGCCACCAGCGACTGCGGCGAGTAGAAGCCCATCGGCTGGGCCCGCAGCAGCGCCGCGCAGAACGCCGCCGGGTGATACAGCTTCAGATAGGCCGAGGCGAACACCAGGTGCGCGAAGCTGAGCGCGTGGCTCTCCGGGAAGCCGAAGTTGGCGAACGCCAACAACTTCCGGAAGATGTCGTCGGCCAGCTCACCGGTGATGCCGTTGGCCGCGGCGCCGGCGTAGAAGCGCTCCCGCAGCCGCTCCATCCGGTACGTCGACCGCTTGGCCCCCATCGCCCGACGCAGCTCGTCGGCCTCGGCCGGGCTGAAGTCGGCCACGTCCACCGCCATCTGCATCAGCTGCTCCTGGAACAGCGGCACGCCAAGGGTCCGCTCCAGCGACCGCTCCAGCAGCGGATGGTCGATCTTCACCTCCTCGGCTCCGCTGCGCCGCCGGATGTACGGGTGCACCGAGCCGCCCTGGATCGGGCCGGGCCGAATCAGCGCCACCTCCACCACCAGGTCGTAGAACACACGCGGCTTGAGCCGGGGCAGCGTGGCCATCTGGGCCCGGCTCTCCACCTGGAACACGCCGACGGTGTCGGCCTGGCACAGCATGTCGTAGACCTTCGGGTCGTCCAGGTCCAGTGTGGACAGATCGACCGTGACGTCCTCGAAGTCCTGCACCAGGTCCACCGCGTAGTGCAGGGCCGACAGCATGCCCAGGCCGAGCAGGTCGAACTTGACCAGGCCGGCCAGCGCGCAGTCGTCCTTGTCCCACTGGAGCACCGACCGGTTCTCCATACGGGCCCACTCCACCGGGCAGACCTCGCTCACCGGCCGGTCGCAGATGACCATGCCGCCGGAGTGGATGCCCAGGTGCCGCGGGAAACCCGCCAGCTGGTTGGCCAGCTCCACCACCAGCTCCGGGATGTCGTGGTCGCGTTCGCCCTCGGTGGTCGGCAGCGGGCCCCAGCGGTCGATCTGCTTGGTCCACGCGTCCTGCTGCCCCGATGAGTAGCCCAGCGCGCGGGCCATGTCACGGACGGCGATCTTGGCCCGGTAGGAGATCACGTTGGCCACCTGCGCGGCGCAGGTGCGGCCGTAGGTGTTGTAGACGAACTGGATGGCCTCCTCGCGGCGGTCGGATTCGATGTCCAGGTCGATGTCCGGAGGTCCGTCACGGGCCGGCGCGAGGAAGCGCTCGAACAGCAGGTTGTGCTTGACCGCGTCCACGTTGGTGATGCCCAGCGCGTAGCAGACCGCCGAGTTGGCCGCCG encodes:
- a CDS encoding VOC family protein: MQLVSVRVITNDVARLAEFYEQVTGRQARRPAPQFAELVGPSCTLAIGSAETMALFSAGAAVPESNRTAIIEFLVDDVDQEYERLADIAAEIVQKPTTMPWGNRSLLFRDPDGNLVNLFTPVTDEARRRVTPTAS
- a CDS encoding chitobiase/beta-hexosaminidase C-terminal domain-containing protein, which gives rise to MKRLLVALIGAVALTTASTLPAAAADDYTQSVTQTSTSQARIDFTPTTASLYVDVHYTGVPGLGQQNVRMTNNAGTWQWTVNGLATGNVLDYWFTYEKSGPQYDTPHFSYTQGGSTTPTAAAPTFSPPGGNYTTAQTVTISTTTAGATIRYTVDGSTPTTGSPQYTGPISVPSSRTVNAIAVASGMANSPVASAVYTIGTTSTSCPTQSDTPNFGPNVHVFDPSMSAATIQAQLDADFNAQKDTLTAQFAERRVAELFKPGTYGVNDNVGFYTSVAGLGQNPDDVTINGHVTVDAFNASDAGNATQNFWRSAENMAVNATGGDRWAVAQAAPFRRMDIRGDLQLYPASYGWASGGYVADTKVSGQTASISQQQWYTRDSNFGSWSGGVWNMVFSGVNGAPATTFPTPPETTLATTPVSRDVPYLYVDGTGKYRVFLPSLRTNASGPSWASGSTPGSSVPMSQFYVVKAGDTASTINAALSSGCNLFFTPGVYHLNQTLNVTKANTTILGIGYPTLVPDNGVNAMQVSDVDGVRLKGLLFDAGTTNSAALLTVGQSGSSASHAGNPTSIQDVFFRIGGEIAGKATASLIVNSSNTIIDHIWAWRADHGNGGTVGWGTNTADNGVIVNGNNVLATGLFVEHYQKYEVTWNGQGGRTIFFQNEMPYDVPNQAAWIAPNGVNGYAAYKVGANVTSHEAWGLGSYNYFNVNPSVNAYHAFEVPNNSNVRFHSLLTVSLNYQGTITHVINDTGAVTPSGTTPSNVVSYP
- a CDS encoding helix-turn-helix transcriptional regulator, giving the protein MARPIARVLALLEILQSGGTRTVAELAARLEVDERTVRRYVDHLHDLDIPVRAIRGRYGGYRLAPGYRMPPLMLTDEEALAVLLGLVAGRRAGVISTAAESAIAKVRRVLPDALGRRLDALLEIADFTTPARSALTTEAATLLTVAEAARDRRPVDLGYTAGHGGDSRRVVHPYGIVAHSGRWYLTGFDSASGEVRTFRVDRITTVGMSAGTFDVPTGFDPTQQVLTAIAEAPYRHEVSVRIQATPEQIRAVFPPSIATLEDADSWVRARIRAQELDWIPPRLAALDRPFVIEQPDALKELVRALANRLAANAED
- a CDS encoding PQQ-binding-like beta-propeller repeat protein, with amino-acid sequence MRGMVHGATAGAAVAFVASWFLPWMAGAAAFPLLGHAFHMWYWFTFDGPGLGAGLEIVLLGLLGLVAIASAFLAAPRTAAVTAVLGAAVGVHLMLREHPGLESGPGPLVTAVALAVVAVAQALRGEVGRWSAIATAVVTALLAVATGFGASAYAAARDVDATTSSETGAVTVEAQDGALSGVTARDSATRAERWHYRARGWTFPSVKLSGDGSTVFVVALRVTEREAVAFDARSGKLRWQRALSEGSWPGPPEGPAYEFFPAGPGLVLEAGTDHVRYFDADGRESTIRLDGGCGFSAAGGVRTQYIVEQCQGRLQLFAAGQDGRHLWTTPAFEAPTGGIPVVEDKGDTVVVSTGGGTDTFDAATGKPRR